The sequence CTCCTCTTACAGTGCAGTTTACTGATACCTCTACATCAGAATGGTCAGTCTGGAACTGGGACTTTGGAGATGGTGGAACTTCAGTAATTAAAAATCCAAGCCACGTATACGAGACTCCTGGAACCTATACGGTGAAAATGACTGTTGGCTCATTGGGTGGAGAATACACAGTAACGAAGGATAATTACATTACGGTAACACAGGCTGGTGGAATTGTTGCTGACTTTACCGCAACTCCAACATCTGGGACTGCACCATTAACCGTTCAGTTTACCGATACCTCAACGGGAAGTCCAACCATGTGGGCATGGGAATTTGGGGACGGAACAACGGAAGGAATGCTCGCAAACCCATCACACACATACCAGAACCCGGGAACATATACTGTTAAACTAACAGCATCATCACAGACCGGTGGAACCAGTACAAAGACAAAAGAAGGATTCATTACGGTAACACAGGCTGGTGGAATTGTTGCTGACTTTACCGCAACTCCAACATCTGGGACAGCACCATTAACCGTCCAGTTTACCGATACCTCAACGGGAAGTCCGACCATGTGGGCATGGGAATTTGGGGACGGAACAACGGAAGGAATGCTCGCAAACCCATCACACACATACCAGAACCCGGGAACATATACTGTTAAACTAACAGCATCATCACAGACCGGTGGAACCAGTACAAAGACAAAAGAAGGATTCATTACGGTAACACAGGCTGGTGGAATTGTTGCTGACTTTACCGCATCTCCAACATCCGGGACTGCACCATTAACCGTTCAGTTTACCGATACCTCAACAGGAAGTCCGACCATGTGGGCATGGGAATTTGGGGATGGAACAACAGAAGGAATGCTCGCAAACCCATCACACACATACCAGAATCCGGGAACATATACTGTTAAACTAACAGCATCATCACAGACCGGTGGAACCAGTACAAAGACAAAAGAAGGATTCATTACGGTAACACAGGCTGGTGGAATTGTTGCTGACTTTACCGCAAATCCAACATCCGGGACTGCACCATTAACCGTTCAGTTTACCGATACCTCAACGGGAAGTCCGACAATGTGGGCATGGGAATTTGGGGATGGAACAACGGAAGGAATGCTCGCAAACCCATCACACACATACCAGAACCCGGGAACATATACTGTTAAACTAACAGCATCATCACAGACCGGTGGAACCAGTACAAAGATAAAAGAAGGATACATAACGGTTAGTTCATCAGGATCAGGTCCAAAAGCTGCTTTCACAGTGGACAAGCGAAGTGGACCAAAACCCCTGACCGTTCAATTTACCGACCAGTCAACTGGTGGACCGACAATGTGGGCATGGGAATTTGGGGATGGCACAACAGAAGGAATGCTCGCAAATCCGTCACACACATACCAGGAAGCAGGAGTATATTCTGTCAGTCTTACCGCCTCAAATACGGCTGGATCAGATAAAAAGACTGAAACTGATTACATTTCAGTGACAGGAGACATTCCACCACCAGTCGCCATGTTTGAAGCGACACCCCTTTCAGGTTCTGCACCACTTGAGGTGAAATTCACTGATCTCTCAATCGGCCCACCAACTTCATATATATGGGACTTTGGGGACGGAGCAACATCAACTGATGCAAATCCGGCTCACGTGTATTCAAGTGGCGGATCCTTTACGGTAAAACTCACTGTCAAGAATAGTGGCGGTTCTCATACCATGACTAGGGAGAACTACATCTCGGTAGGTGGATCCGGAATTGTTGCAGACTTTTCAGCAAATCCAACCACGGGAACATCTCCGCTCACAGTCCAGTTTACTGATATGTCCACCGGTGGTCCGACCATGTGGGCATGGGAATTTGGAGATGGCGGAACCTCAATGGTTGCATCACCATCATATACATACCAGAATCCGGGAACATACACGGTGAAACTCACCGCATCCTCTCAAACTAGCGGATCAAGCACAAAGGTCAGGGAAGGATACATCACAGTCTCACCATCGGGGGGTATTGTAGCTGATTTCTCAGGGGCACCAACTTCGGGTACTGCTCCGCTCACAGTCCAGTTTACTGATATGTCCACCGGTGGTCCAACTATGTGGGCATGGGAATTTGGGGATGGCGGAACCTCAATGGTAGCATCACCATCATATACATACCAGAATCCGGGAACATACACGGTGAAACTCACCGCATCCTCTCAATCTAGCGGAACCAGCACCAAGGTCAGAGAGGGGTACATTACAGTCTCACCATCGGGGGGCATAATTGCCGACTTTGTAGGGACACCGACAAGCGGTAATGCACCACTTGCAGTCCAATTCAGTGACAGATCCCAGGGTGGCCCGACAATGTGGGCATGGGAATTTGGAGACGGGGGTTCAGCCCTTGATGCAAACCCATTGCATATCTACCAACAGTCAGGTAAGTATACCGTAAAACTGACAGCAAGTAACCAGGCATCATCAAATACCGCTATAAAAGCGGATTACATTACTGTCTCGTCCGGACCAGTTGGATCAGGAGCAATCAAGATCATCTATGCTCCGGATAGGTCAACAGTATATCTTGACAATGCTCTGAAAGGAGAAACAAAATTCCTCCAGACGTTTACTATTGACAACCTTCAGGCTGGTTCACACCAGTTGAAAGTTACAAAACCCGGATTTACTGATTATTACGTGAATGTCCCGGTTACATCTGGCAGAGCAACCGAAGTAGTCGCAGATATGAGACTACAGCCAAGCCAGAATGGGATCCTGAGTGTGTACACGTACCCGACAGGGTCATCTGTATATGTTGATGGAGCACTTGCAGGAAATGGTCCACTCTGGCTTGCTGATGTGACTCCAGGAGTCCACCAGGTTCGGGTTACCGCCGATGGATATCTTGACTGGAACCAGGCAATTAATGTGAGAGGCGGAGGCAGCGTGAACTATGTTACCGCTGCGCTGTATCCATCATGGTGGACACCGATTTATGGATATGTAATGATATCGTCAATGCCAGGAAACGGGGTTGCTTATCTTGACGGAGTCGCTCAGGGCAAGACTCCTGTTACCCTTTCACAGGTCACACCAGGACAACACACCATACGGATTGAACTGCCAGGGTACCAGCCATGGGAACAGGTTGTAAATGTTCTTGAAGGAAGGACTTCTTATGTCCTTGCCCAGATGTCATCCGGAAGCAGTGGAACTGGGGGCGGTGTTACTCCGGTAATTGTTGCTTCTGCAGGGAACGCAACAAATTAACTTTTTTTAAAAATGTCCTCCGATGAGGATAGAATCTATTGTAAGTTCTAAAAATCAAATTGAAGAATATAGAACATGGGCCCGCTGAGATTCGAACTCAGGATCTCCGCCGTGTGAAGGCGACGTCATAACCAGCTAGACCACGAGCCCCATGAATTAGTATGCACCGAACAGGTGAAATTACGGTTTCTGAAACCTAACGAGTGCCCTTATATTTTTGTTGTCGAGACATATAAACCGCATGCAATATATTTACTGGATCTTCATTTTGCTTTTCTACTGTATGGTAATAACAGAAAGCAGGAATAGAACGCAAGGAGATGTCTGTTTTACACAATATAAATGGAGACCTCCTTCAATTCTAGCAGATCTAGATGAACTCTGAGCAGAGATAGATTTTCAAGAATATATCTACCTAAACACAGAATAGTAAAATACTTCAGAAAGAGAGTTCAGGGACCGGCAAGATCTCAAGAAAAAAATAATGCACCGATCGGGATTCGAACCCGAGCTATTGGCTTGGAAGGCCAAAGTCATACCTCTAGACCATCGATGCAGATGCTCTACAACGTTGGATATAGTAGTATATAATACTTTTTAAAAATCATGACACAACCCTTCTTTTTATTAACTTCGTATATTCATTTATGCAGATATGTGCAGTTCTGCTTGACATTGATGGCACCCTGATGACTGGAAATGAACCCATACCTGGAGCAGATGCTGCGATTCGATTCCTTCAGGATAACAAAATTCCGTATAGATACATATCAAATGGTACCCGAAAGTCAAGAAAAAATGTCCTGAAAAAACTGGAGATTCTCGGAGTTAGAGTTTCTATTGATGAGATATATACTCCGGCAATGGCAACAATCCAATATCTCCGAGATGCAAATATAAGTGCCTGTAATCTCCTGGTAACGAATGATTTAATGGAGGATTTCCAGAAGGCCGGTATTATTCATGACGCATATGCTTCATCGGTTGTTGTGGGAGATGCCGGGGATCGGTTTACCTATACATCGATGAATTCAGCGTTTCGATCTCTCATTCAGGGAGGAAAACTCATTGCTCTTGAGAAAGACCGGTTCTGGAAGGATGTGGATGGATTATCCCTGAGCGCTGGACCATTTGTCACTGCTCTTGAATTTAGTACCGGTTGTACCCCGATTGTCATGGGAAAACCCTCTCCACACTTTTTCCTGGCAGCCATGAAAGATTGGAATATACATACAAAACAAGTCCTCATGATTGGTGATGACATCATGACTGATGTAAGAGGTGCGCAAGATGCCGGACTTCTTGGAGCAATAACATGTACCGGTAAATATCGACCGGATGAGATCCAAAAGAGCAATGTAAGGCCAGATATGATAATAAACTCAATAGAAACACTTCCAATTATCCTTGAGACGTACTAAGAAAAGTAGCCTGCACAAAATGTGATATCAGAGTGATAAAGAATACAAACGTATAACCTATGAGAAGAAGGGCAAAACCATGCATAATACCATTCAGATGACTGATCTCTCTGATGATGATCAGAAACGACTTGCTCTTACCGGCCTTGAAGTCGATATGAAAAACAGGTCAGGCAGTTTCTTCCAAAAAGACCAGGATGTCTGTCATATTACATCCGACTGTGAGGGGATTGAATTCCTGACATTCAGCATGGCACTGGAAAAATATCCCTGGGTTTCTGATTATATCTGGAAAGCGGTTTCAAAAGATAAAGATAAATACACCAGATATGTTGCATCCAGACCAGATCCAAAAGGATTTGTCATCATTGCCAAAAAAGGAACGAAAAGCATTTACCCCTTACAGGCTTGTTTGTTCCTCTCCGATTCCGCTATTCAGCATGTCCATAATATTGTCATCGCTGAGGAGGAATCAGAACTACATATCATCTCTGGATGTACGAGTTCATCTTCCCGGAATAGCGGAGCACATCTTGGGATAACAGAGATCTATGTAGGAAAGGGTGCCAAAGTTACATCTACCATGATACACAACTGGGGCAAAAATATTTCTGTTTTCCCAAGATCAGCCACCATTGTTGAAGAAAATGGAGTGTTTCTCTCTAATTACGTCTGTATGGAGCCCGTAAGAAAAATTCAGATGGCACCGGTCTGTCATTTAAAGGGCGAGGGAGCAGTTGGACGGTTTTCAAGTGTTGTTGTCTGCACTCCTGGATCTTTCATGGACCTTGGATCTACAGCCGTACTTGGTGCAAAGGGAACCAGTGCTGAGCTTATTACCCGGGCAATAACAACCGGAGGGACTATTCTTTCAAGGGGCAGGATTGATGGAAAAGTAAAAGGAACAAAAGGTCATATCGAATGTAAAGGCCTTATCCTCAGAGACGGGACAATCCATGCAATTCCTGAAATTAAAGGAGACGTGGTTGATACCGAACTATCACACGAGGCAGCTGTTGGCAAAATAGCACGGGATGAAATTGAATATCTCATGGCCAGAGGCCTGGATGAAGAAACAGCAACCGCAACCATCATTCGAGGGTTTTTGGATGTCAAGGTAGAAGGTCTGCCAGACGTTTTACAAAACCAGATAGATGCAGCAATTGATGCTGCAGAGAAATCGGGATTCTAATGGATACATCCAGGGCAGCAGAACGTGAAGAGATGGTGGAGCGGCAAATAGGAGCCAGAGGTATTACAAACAGCCGGGTTCTCCATGCTATGCGAACAGTCCCTCGACATGTGTTTGTCCCTGAATCACATTCCCGAGAAGCATACGAGGATTATCCACTCCCTATTGGGAATGGACAGACCATTTCCCAGCCGTATATTGTTGCAGTCATGACAGAACTGTTATCACCGGAAATTGGTGATACTATTCTGGAGATTGGAACCGGTTCCGGGTATCAGGCAGCAGTTCTCGCAGCTTGCAACACCACCGTAATATCAATTGAGAGAATTCCTCAGGTTGCAGAGCAGGCAGTAAAGAATCTTGCTGCTGCAGATGTTACGAACGTCCGGGTCATTGTAACCGACGGAACTTTAGGATACTCTGATGAAGGACCGTATAATGGAATCCTCATAACCGCCGGAACTCCGGAAATACCAAAACCTCTCCTCGATGAACTAGCAGATGGTGGGAGACTTGTCGCTCCTGTTGGTGATCGGGCAATTCAGGATCTTGTCAGAGTAAAAAGAGAAGGAGAAACATACCATACACAGCAATATGGAGCAGTGAGATTTGTACCACTTATCGGAACGTATGGATGGAGAAATGAAGAAAAATGGTAACACAAATGCATCCAATGAATAAAGCCGTCCAGGCATTAGTACCAATGATGGAAGAGTGTGGGATTGCAGAGAGCCCGGTCCTCCTGACACCAGACTATGATCTTCCCAAGTGCGCATATGAACGTGGAGTTCCTGTCCAAGTCCTTTTTGGAGGGAGAAGTGCAGTATTTGTCTCTGATGAGCCAATAAAAGCGACCACCAAAGCATCATTCATGACCGGTTCATCTCTAAAAAAATCTGCCCAGCGTGCTGCAGCTGGAGGAATAATGAATGCTGTATCTGGTTTTTTATGTACAGTCCGAAAATTGCATGCTTGTACACAGACAGATCATGCACCATGTCGTGACGAACTTGCAAAGATCCTGAAAAGTAAACACGTGTATTGTTGTGGAGATATGCCAGATGTAAAAAAAATAGCAGGCAATTCCCTTGTTGACAAACCGGAAGAGGCAGATATTATCATCATGAACAATGAGGGGATAATTTCGGATGAGGCTACTCTTCTCTCAGATATTCCCTCAGAAAAGATCCTGTATGTGGGGCCATCAACCGTTGGAACCGCCAAACTTTTACAATGTGAACATTTCTGCCCGTTCGGAAGAGCGAACCTTCAAACCTCTGAAGATTGAACCAATCTGGTATGCTGTTCGGTTCTTCCGGGATCAGACGAAGATATAATGATGATCTTCTCGGTCTTGCATTGCAGGTTGGAAAGGCAGTTGGATCTAAAGCTGGCCGGGTTGTAATCGGGCGCGATACCCGAACGACTGGTCCCCTCATCTCTGCTGCATTTTGTGCAGGAGTGCTTGCCACAGGGGGTAGAATTTTAAATGGGGGGATTGCTCCGACTCCTTCAATTGCATATACATGTCGAAATACAGATGCAGCATGCATGATTACTGCATCTCACAACCCGGAACCCTATAACGGCCTGAAACTTTTTAATCCAGATGGATCTTCTTTCTCATCTTTTCAACAAAAAGAAATTGAAGAGACTATAGCAGACATTCCCTGGGGAGACTGGAAAAACCAGGGAACAATAACGGCTGCATATCCGGGAGAGCTGCATAGTGAAGCGATCGCTGAAAATATTCACATAAAAGAAGGATTAAAGGTTGTTATAGACTGTGGAAATGGAGCTGGATCTGTTGTCACTCCTCATCTACTTAGCCGAATGGGTGCGAAAACCATCGCAGTCAATGCAAATGTTTCCGGGACTTTTTCACGGCCATCTGAGCCACTCCCAGAACATCTTCCATATATCCCCTCACTCATTCAAAAATCCGGATCTGCATGTGCCATTATCCATGATGGTGACGCTGACAGAATGATGGCGTTTGATAAAAACGGGAAATTTATTCCTGGAGACACACTGCTTATTCTTTTTGCAAAATATCTTGGCGCAAAACAGGTTGTTACTACGTATGATGCATCAATGGCAATAGAAGAGGTCGCAGAAGTCAGAAGAACCCCTGTCGGAGATGCTTATGTCTCAGAGCAACTCGTCAGATGGGGAGACTTTGGTGGCGAACCTTCAGGTGCCTGGATATTTCCACAAATTTCAAAGTGTCCGGACGGGCCGTATGCGGCAGCTTTGTTCTGTGAAATGGCAGGAGAATGGGATATCACATCTGAAATTGGGTCAATACCCACATATCCGATTTTGAGAACATCAATAGAACTTGAGCATGCACATGATCTGCTATATGCCCTCGGAGCAGTAAATCCAACAGATGGAATCCGTATCGAAGAGGAAGATGGATGGTGCCTGATACGAGCAAGCGGAACAGAACCTAAGATACGGTTCACTGCTGAAGGAAAGAGCATGGATGTAGCAAAGGAACTGCTTCGAAAAGGTGAAGAAATGGTTCGAATAATTCGAAAAGAGGTCAAGTCGTGACAGTCTGTGTCATCCTCGCAGCTGGTGAAGGAAAACGAATGAGGCCGCTGACCGGATCACGGCCAAAAGTCATGCTCCCCCTGGCTGGGAAGCCTATGATTGAACATCTGCTCTGTGCAACCAGGGATGCAGGAGTTTCTGAATTTATTCTGGTTGTCGGATATGGGGAATCATCAGTCAGATCGTACTTTGGTAATGGTGAATCTCTGGGTATTTCTATACATTATGTTACCCAGAAGAGACAACTCGGAACCGGCGATGCTGTGATGACCGTTGCACCCCACGTTCATACCCGTTTTCTTCTCTTAAATGGGGATATGGTCCTCCAGACTGAAGATATCAAAAAAATGCTTCAGACTCCTGCCCCGGCTATGGGAATATTCACATCATCACATCCACAGGATTATGGAGTTGTCACCCATTCCAGTGGGATCGTAACTGGCCTTGAAGAAAAGTCTCTTACTCCGAAAAGTGATCAGATAAATGCCGGAATATACTTATTTGATCCACAAATATTTGAACAATTAAATAAAATTACTCCCTCCCCCCGGGGAGAACTCGAACTTACTGATGCCTTGATGGGATACATAAAAACAGGTTCACTCCAGGCAGTCCCTCTTCAATACTGGGCTGATATGGGTTCACCATGGGATCTCCTTGGAGTACATGAGGATATGATGAAGGAGATCTCCTCCAGGCAGGAAGGAGTAATAGAAGAGGGGGTTTACATAAAAGGGAATGTTCAAATCGGACCTGGAACGGTTATCATGTCAGGATCATATCTGGAAGGACCATGCATAATCGGTGCTGATTGCAGGATCGGTCCTCATGCATATATTCGTCCGGGAACAGCTGTTGGAAATCATTGTCACATTGGCCACAGTTCTGAAATTAAGAACACTATCATCATGGATGAGACAAATGTTCCGCACTTTTCATATATCGGGGATAGTGTCATCGGGAGTGGATGTAACTTTGGAGCTGGAACAAAGGTTGCGAACCTACGCCATGATAAAAGTACCATCATAATTGGAGGAAAAAATACACGGAGAAGGAAATTTGGTGCAGTTATCGGTGATGATGTCCTCTTTGGTATTAACTGCTCTGTAAATGTAGGAGCAATTGTAGGTAACCATTGCAGAATTGGTCCTCATGCACTTGTTGAAGGCATAATTGATGACGAAACGGTGATACGAAGATGACCCTGCAGGCTGTAATTCTGGCAGCCGGAGAGGGAACCCGGCTCCGACCCCTCACACAGAACCGGCCCAAAGCTCTAATTCCAGTAGCAAACAAGCCAATAATTGAGCATACAATTCTTTCACTTGTTGAAGCAGGTATTCGCGACATCATTGTTGTTGTGGGATACCGGAAAGAGCAGGTAATGAGACACCTTGCTCGTCTTAGCCTTCCGGTTATGATTGTCAGGCAGACTGAACAGATGGGGACCGGTCATGCCCTGTTGAGCGCAAAAGATAAAATTGCAGGAGATGTAATCGTCCTTCCCGGGGATAATTACATTGATCCGGTATCTATCAGAAATATTGCACACAATAAGAATTCCCTTCTGTATACAACTCATAAGAATCCATCAAATTTTGGAGTCGTAACGATAGAGAATGAAAATATCACTAGTATTATAGAAAAACCGGTTCATGCCAACAGGATGACAGTCAGTTGTGGTGTATACCACTTAAGTTCAGATATTATCAGGCGTATTCAGACACACATTTTAAGTGAAGCAATTGATGATGAAATCCGAAACGGCACAAAAATATCTGCAATAAAGGCTCAATCCTGGCAGGATGCAATTTATCCGTGGGACCTGCTTTTTATGAATAAGAGACTCCTTCTTAATGTTGAAAAAAGAAAATCTGGAACCATCAGTTCATCTGCTGTTATTGATGGGCAGGTATCGATAGGATCCGGAACAAAAATCGGACCTGGAACCGTAATATCAGGTCCCGTAATTATCGGGGATGACTGTACCATCGGGCCTCATGTGGTAATAGAACCAGGAACAAGCATAGGATCACGAGTGAAAATTGAACCATTCTCGGCTTTAAAAAATTCAATAATTATGGATGATGTTGTCATTGCATCTCATTGCTGCATATCAGGATCAGTTATCGGAGAGGGATGTACCATTGGAGAGTATACGTCTGCTGTATTCATGTCAGGTTTTATTCCATATGAAGAAAATGCAGTACGTTCTGCGTGTGGCGTGATAATGGGAAATGGGGTGTTTTGCAAGCCATCTATAATTTTCGAAAATACCATAGTAGGGAATGAAGTGCATATTGAAGGGACATCAAATCTCAAATTTTCATGCACACAAATACCCGATAAAACCCGGGTGATATAAGATGTGTGGCATAGTTGGATATGCCGGATACCGGAGTGCAGCACCAGTTCTGATACAAGGACTTCGAAGGCTTGAATATCGGGGATATGACTCCTATGGAATTGCAACCCTGGCAGAGGATGTATGTGTTCATAAAAAAGCAGGGAAAGTTTCTGATCTCCCTGATTCACCAGAGATTTTACAGGGGACTATTGGGATAGGTCATACACGATGGGCAACTCATGGAATTCCTTCTGATATCAACGCCCACCCGCACCTTGATTGTACTGACAAAATTGCCGTTGTTCATAATGGAATAATAGAAAATTACACTCATTTAAGACGTGATCTTATTGAAAGAGGACATATATTCCGCTCAGAAACTGACACAGAAGTCATTGCACATCTGATAGAAGAGGCTTATAAAGGTGATCTGCTTGAAGCAGTTAAAAAAACGCTGCCCCTTTTGACCGGATCATATGCC comes from Methanospirillum hungatei and encodes:
- the glmU gene encoding bifunctional sugar-1-phosphate nucleotidylyltransferase/acetyltransferase, producing MTVCVILAAGEGKRMRPLTGSRPKVMLPLAGKPMIEHLLCATRDAGVSEFILVVGYGESSVRSYFGNGESLGISIHYVTQKRQLGTGDAVMTVAPHVHTRFLLLNGDMVLQTEDIKKMLQTPAPAMGIFTSSHPQDYGVVTHSSGIVTGLEEKSLTPKSDQINAGIYLFDPQIFEQLNKITPSPRGELELTDALMGYIKTGSLQAVPLQYWADMGSPWDLLGVHEDMMKEISSRQEGVIEEGVYIKGNVQIGPGTVIMSGSYLEGPCIIGADCRIGPHAYIRPGTAVGNHCHIGHSSEIKNTIIMDETNVPHFSYIGDSVIGSGCNFGAGTKVANLRHDKSTIIIGGKNTRRRKFGAVIGDDVLFGINCSVNVGAIVGNHCRIGPHALVEGIIDDETVIRR
- a CDS encoding protein-L-isoaspartate(D-aspartate) O-methyltransferase, with the translated sequence MDTSRAAEREEMVERQIGARGITNSRVLHAMRTVPRHVFVPESHSREAYEDYPLPIGNGQTISQPYIVAVMTELLSPEIGDTILEIGTGSGYQAAVLAACNTTVISIERIPQVAEQAVKNLAAADVTNVRVIVTDGTLGYSDEGPYNGILITAGTPEIPKPLLDELADGGRLVAPVGDRAIQDLVRVKREGETYHTQQYGAVRFVPLIGTYGWRNEEKW
- a CDS encoding TIGR01458 family HAD-type hydrolase, which translates into the protein MQICAVLLDIDGTLMTGNEPIPGADAAIRFLQDNKIPYRYISNGTRKSRKNVLKKLEILGVRVSIDEIYTPAMATIQYLRDANISACNLLVTNDLMEDFQKAGIIHDAYASSVVVGDAGDRFTYTSMNSAFRSLIQGGKLIALEKDRFWKDVDGLSLSAGPFVTALEFSTGCTPIVMGKPSPHFFLAAMKDWNIHTKQVLMIGDDIMTDVRGAQDAGLLGAITCTGKYRPDEIQKSNVRPDMIINSIETLPIILETY
- a CDS encoding phosphopentomutase/phosphoglucosamine mutase translates to MLFGSSGIRRRYNDDLLGLALQVGKAVGSKAGRVVIGRDTRTTGPLISAAFCAGVLATGGRILNGGIAPTPSIAYTCRNTDAACMITASHNPEPYNGLKLFNPDGSSFSSFQQKEIEETIADIPWGDWKNQGTITAAYPGELHSEAIAENIHIKEGLKVVIDCGNGAGSVVTPHLLSRMGAKTIAVNANVSGTFSRPSEPLPEHLPYIPSLIQKSGSACAIIHDGDADRMMAFDKNGKFIPGDTLLILFAKYLGAKQVVTTYDASMAIEEVAEVRRTPVGDAYVSEQLVRWGDFGGEPSGAWIFPQISKCPDGPYAAALFCEMAGEWDITSEIGSIPTYPILRTSIELEHAHDLLYALGAVNPTDGIRIEEEDGWCLIRASGTEPKIRFTAEGKSMDVAKELLRKGEEMVRIIRKEVKS
- a CDS encoding sugar phosphate nucleotidyltransferase, coding for MTLQAVILAAGEGTRLRPLTQNRPKALIPVANKPIIEHTILSLVEAGIRDIIVVVGYRKEQVMRHLARLSLPVMIVRQTEQMGTGHALLSAKDKIAGDVIVLPGDNYIDPVSIRNIAHNKNSLLYTTHKNPSNFGVVTIENENITSIIEKPVHANRMTVSCGVYHLSSDIIRRIQTHILSEAIDDEIRNGTKISAIKAQSWQDAIYPWDLLFMNKRLLLNVEKRKSGTISSSAVIDGQVSIGSGTKIGPGTVISGPVIIGDDCTIGPHVVIEPGTSIGSRVKIEPFSALKNSIIMDDVVIASHCCISGSVIGEGCTIGEYTSAVFMSGFIPYEENAVRSACGVIMGNGVFCKPSIIFENTIVGNEVHIEGTSNLKFSCTQIPDKTRVI
- a CDS encoding PKD domain-containing protein; the encoded protein is MMDGIRILRPAAMLAVLLCLVMVTVSAVPPLPAEYYGKVTVDGSPAASGTALIAKINDQIRGKLVLSSAGQYGGNGIFDDKLVVAATEEDVKSESVAITFHIGDKKADQTVPFEPGVAKELDLTVGGGFGADFTATPTSGAAPLTVQFTDTSTSEWSVWNWDFGDGGTSVIKNPSHVYETPGTYTVKMTVGSLGGEYTVTKDNYITVTQAGGIVADFTATPTSGTAPLTVQFTDTSTGSPTMWAWEFGDGTTEGMLANPSHTYQNPGTYTVKLTASSQTGGTSTKTKEGFITVTQAGGIVADFTATPTSGTAPLTVQFTDTSTGSPTMWAWEFGDGTTEGMLANPSHTYQNPGTYTVKLTASSQTGGTSTKTKEGFITVTQAGGIVADFTASPTSGTAPLTVQFTDTSTGSPTMWAWEFGDGTTEGMLANPSHTYQNPGTYTVKLTASSQTGGTSTKTKEGFITVTQAGGIVADFTANPTSGTAPLTVQFTDTSTGSPTMWAWEFGDGTTEGMLANPSHTYQNPGTYTVKLTASSQTGGTSTKIKEGYITVSSSGSGPKAAFTVDKRSGPKPLTVQFTDQSTGGPTMWAWEFGDGTTEGMLANPSHTYQEAGVYSVSLTASNTAGSDKKTETDYISVTGDIPPPVAMFEATPLSGSAPLEVKFTDLSIGPPTSYIWDFGDGATSTDANPAHVYSSGGSFTVKLTVKNSGGSHTMTRENYISVGGSGIVADFSANPTTGTSPLTVQFTDMSTGGPTMWAWEFGDGGTSMVASPSYTYQNPGTYTVKLTASSQTSGSSTKVREGYITVSPSGGIVADFSGAPTSGTAPLTVQFTDMSTGGPTMWAWEFGDGGTSMVASPSYTYQNPGTYTVKLTASSQSSGTSTKVREGYITVSPSGGIIADFVGTPTSGNAPLAVQFSDRSQGGPTMWAWEFGDGGSALDANPLHIYQQSGKYTVKLTASNQASSNTAIKADYITVSSGPVGSGAIKIIYAPDRSTVYLDNALKGETKFLQTFTIDNLQAGSHQLKVTKPGFTDYYVNVPVTSGRATEVVADMRLQPSQNGILSVYTYPTGSSVYVDGALAGNGPLWLADVTPGVHQVRVTADGYLDWNQAINVRGGGSVNYVTAALYPSWWTPIYGYVMISSMPGNGVAYLDGVAQGKTPVTLSQVTPGQHTIRIELPGYQPWEQVVNVLEGRTSYVLAQMSSGSSGTGGGVTPVIVASAGNATN
- a CDS encoding SufB/SufD family protein, which translates into the protein MHNTIQMTDLSDDDQKRLALTGLEVDMKNRSGSFFQKDQDVCHITSDCEGIEFLTFSMALEKYPWVSDYIWKAVSKDKDKYTRYVASRPDPKGFVIIAKKGTKSIYPLQACLFLSDSAIQHVHNIVIAEEESELHIISGCTSSSSRNSGAHLGITEIYVGKGAKVTSTMIHNWGKNISVFPRSATIVEENGVFLSNYVCMEPVRKIQMAPVCHLKGEGAVGRFSSVVVCTPGSFMDLGSTAVLGAKGTSAELITRAITTGGTILSRGRIDGKVKGTKGHIECKGLILRDGTIHAIPEIKGDVVDTELSHEAAVGKIARDEIEYLMARGLDEETATATIIRGFLDVKVEGLPDVLQNQIDAAIDAAEKSGF